A section of the Chlorocebus sabaeus isolate Y175 chromosome 17, mChlSab1.0.hap1, whole genome shotgun sequence genome encodes:
- the LOC119626772 gene encoding uncharacterized protein → MACYGEERRRRGGGAGGTERAQCPQVGGGDRPGHPARSRGRRGRLGFPSAAWNFPAGAAQGSRGLCRAVVPPGRSPPRAHRAGPASLLGPPARTLGLVVGLPLRLRGPRLAAAGRGRLGLGLGLSGGPKPTARARPEPPAGRPRPGAGPGGRAGAALTRRLRWPRARCKVGGAQSPLAFSPGATPGAGYQQSLPCLGCRRESALSRQKRPS, encoded by the exons ATGGCATGTTACGGGGaggagcggcggcggcggggagGAGGCGCGGGCGGGACTGAGCGCGCGCAGTGTCCACAAGTCGGCGGCGGGGACCGGCCGGGCCACCCGGCGCGCTCCCGAGGCCGGCGCGGAAGGCTGGGCTTTCCGTCCGCGGCCTGGAACTTCCCGGCGGGAGCAGCGCAGGGGTCCCGGGGCCTGTGCCGGGCAGTGGTCCCGCCTGGCCGGTCCCCGCCCCGTGCGCACCGGGCAGGCCCAGCGTCCCTCCTCGGTCCGCCCGCCCGCACCCTGGGACTTGTAGTCGGGCTCCCGCTCCGCCTTCGCGGACCCCGGCTCGCGGCCGCCGGGCGGGGGAGGCTCGGGCTCGGGCTCGGGCTCTCGGGCGGCCCCAAGCCCACAGCGCGTGCGCGGCCCGAGCCGCCCGCGGGGCGCCCGAGaccgggggcggggcctggcggACGCGCAGGCGCTGCCCTGACCCGGCGGCTGCGCTGGCCTCGAGCCCGCTGCAAGGTCGGGGGTGCCCAGAGCCCCTTGGCCTTTTCCCCCGGGGCGACTCCGGGGGCCGGTTACCAGCAGTCGCTACCCTGCCTTGGCTGCCGCCGTGAATCAG cACTGTCCAGACAGAAGCGGCCCAGTTGA